Proteins from one Mucilaginibacter jinjuensis genomic window:
- a CDS encoding serine hydrolase — MRRYFTCLFLFIFPVFSMAQSAEQLAAFDQYVQKGVTDWQVPGLAIIVVKNNQVVFKKGYGVLEKGKTDKVNTQTMFAIASTTKAITATCAGILVDEGKLHWDDKVTDYLPDFQLYDPYVTRELTVRDLFLHDSGVGNTDYLWGLMDISSDEIMHRLRLVKPQYSFRAGFAYQNIFYLVAGKVIEKAGGMPWDQFIKTRIFEPLKMIRTVPLIKYTKGLGNLSSAHMKIDSVVQKVPLDETDEIGPAGGVWSCVDDMGKWVQCMLDSSKYDHNKRLLKPETWAYLLEPHTFVTKEEFYPTMQLTHPHWITYGMGWFQQDYKGQKVDFHTGSLSGMIAINGMLVDKQMGVYILANLDHAELRHALMFKAFDTFALGGDTDWSADFLKLYNGIHAKQEKAEKDELAKRVMGTKPSLELSNYAGKYTDPLYGEVNVKADKDALVIDINHILTATVKHWHYDTFYGDYSNIAYGKAAISFNLNPEDGKVNSISVDGLVLNRAN, encoded by the coding sequence ATGAGAAGATATTTTACCTGTCTCTTCCTGTTTATTTTCCCGGTTTTCAGCATGGCGCAATCTGCCGAACAGCTTGCCGCTTTTGACCAATATGTGCAGAAAGGCGTTACCGATTGGCAGGTACCCGGCCTGGCCATTATCGTTGTAAAAAACAACCAGGTGGTATTTAAGAAAGGTTATGGCGTGCTGGAGAAAGGCAAAACCGACAAGGTTAACACGCAAACCATGTTCGCCATAGCATCAACCACAAAAGCTATTACGGCTACCTGTGCCGGCATTTTGGTTGATGAGGGTAAACTGCACTGGGACGATAAAGTAACCGATTACCTGCCCGATTTTCAACTATACGACCCTTATGTAACCCGCGAATTAACCGTGCGCGATTTGTTTTTACACGACAGCGGCGTTGGCAATACCGATTATTTATGGGGCCTGATGGATATTTCGTCTGATGAAATTATGCACCGGTTGAGGCTGGTAAAACCGCAATATAGTTTCCGTGCAGGTTTTGCTTACCAAAACATCTTTTACCTGGTTGCCGGTAAGGTAATTGAAAAAGCAGGCGGCATGCCCTGGGATCAATTCATCAAAACCAGGATTTTCGAACCATTGAAAATGATACGCACTGTACCGTTGATTAAATACACAAAAGGCTTAGGCAATCTATCATCAGCCCACATGAAAATCGACAGCGTTGTGCAAAAAGTACCACTCGATGAAACCGACGAGATCGGCCCGGCTGGAGGTGTATGGTCATGCGTGGACGATATGGGTAAATGGGTACAATGTATGCTGGATAGCAGCAAATACGATCACAACAAACGCCTGCTTAAGCCCGAGACCTGGGCTTATCTCTTAGAACCCCACACCTTTGTAACCAAAGAAGAATTTTACCCCACCATGCAGCTTACCCATCCGCACTGGATAACTTATGGCATGGGTTGGTTTCAGCAAGATTATAAAGGACAGAAGGTTGACTTCCACACCGGCAGCCTGAGCGGCATGATAGCCATCAACGGCATGCTGGTTGATAAGCAGATGGGCGTATACATACTGGCCAACCTCGATCATGCCGAATTACGCCATGCGCTGATGTTTAAGGCTTTTGATACTTTCGCACTGGGTGGCGATACGGACTGGAGTGCCGACTTTTTAAAGCTTTATAACGGCATACACGCCAAGCAGGAAAAGGCAGAAAAAGACGAACTGGCCAAACGTGTAATGGGCACAAAACCATCGCTCGAACTAAGCAACTATGCCGGCAAATACACCGACCCGTTGTATGGCGAAGTAAACGTTAAGGCTGATAAAGATGCCCTGGTTATTGATATTAACCATATCCTCACCGCCACCGTTAAACACTGGCATTACGATACCTTTTACGGCGATTACAGCAATATAGCTTACGGCAAAGCTGCCATAAGCTTTAACCTTAACCCCGAAGATGGCAAAGTAAACAGCATCAGTGTAGATGGCCTCGTTTTAAACCGGGCGAACTAA
- a CDS encoding single-stranded DNA-binding protein gives MSGINKVILVGHLGKDPEIRHLEGGVAVASFPLATSETFNKDGKKVEQTEWHNIVMWRGLADVAAKYLQKGKLVYIEGKLRTRSFEDKEGIKKYTTEVVAENFTMLGRKSDFEGEAPKQLKPSDIGPGFSADGEDDLPFN, from the coding sequence ATGTCAGGAATAAACAAAGTAATACTCGTAGGCCACCTGGGCAAAGACCCCGAAATACGCCACTTGGAAGGCGGCGTTGCGGTGGCGAGTTTCCCCTTAGCAACTTCAGAAACATTCAATAAGGATGGTAAAAAAGTTGAACAAACCGAGTGGCACAATATTGTAATGTGGCGCGGCCTGGCCGATGTGGCTGCAAAATACCTGCAAAAAGGAAAATTAGTTTACATAGAAGGAAAATTAAGGACCCGCTCTTTCGAAGATAAAGAAGGGATTAAGAAATACACCACCGAAGTTGTTGCCGAAAACTTTACCATGCTGGGCCGCAAAAGCGACTTTGAAGGTGAAGCCCCAAAACAATTAAAACCAAGCGATATTGGCCCCGGTTTTAGTGCCGACGGCGAAGATGACCTGCCTTTTAACTAA
- the mutY gene encoding A/G-specific adenine glycosylase, translating into MNFSNEITQWYSNNKRDLPWRNTTDAYTIWLSEIILQQTRVEQGMPYFYRFLEHYPNVAAFAAASEDDILKLWQGLGYYSRGRNMLTTARLVNELYKGTFPNQYEQLIKLKGIGEYTAAAISSFSANEAKAVVDGNVYRVLARYFGISEPINSTKGKKLFQETANDILNHDNPGLHNQAMMELGAIICKPKSPACGICPVNIGCHAFLNNATTQLPVKLKTVKVRERYLNYFLITDGEKVLMNKRGMKDIWANMYDLPLIETSEKPDPYEVVQLSEAVEYFGSDAEVIEVSGPLTHILTHQRLKVNFIILKSKGIKLKQEWFYTEVENLKNLAMPQIIFIFLTNFFTFKNNFPFSN; encoded by the coding sequence ATGAATTTTTCGAACGAAATTACACAATGGTACTCCAATAATAAACGCGATTTACCCTGGCGTAACACCACTGATGCTTACACTATTTGGCTGTCTGAGATCATCTTACAGCAAACCCGTGTGGAGCAGGGGATGCCTTATTTTTACCGCTTTTTAGAACACTATCCAAACGTGGCCGCCTTTGCCGCAGCCAGCGAAGATGACATACTAAAATTATGGCAGGGGCTGGGTTATTATTCGCGCGGCCGCAATATGTTAACCACCGCGCGGCTTGTAAATGAGCTATATAAGGGCACGTTTCCAAACCAATATGAGCAGCTGATTAAGCTGAAAGGAATAGGCGAATACACGGCTGCTGCTATCTCCTCATTTTCGGCCAATGAAGCCAAAGCTGTGGTCGATGGTAACGTGTACCGCGTGCTTGCCCGATATTTCGGCATTAGTGAGCCAATTAACTCAACCAAAGGCAAAAAGTTGTTCCAGGAAACTGCGAATGATATTTTAAATCATGACAATCCCGGCTTGCATAACCAGGCCATGATGGAGCTGGGCGCAATCATCTGCAAACCCAAAAGCCCGGCTTGCGGTATTTGCCCGGTAAACATCGGTTGTCATGCTTTTTTAAACAACGCCACTACACAATTACCTGTTAAACTTAAAACAGTTAAGGTCCGGGAACGTTACCTTAATTATTTTTTAATAACCGATGGCGAAAAGGTATTGATGAACAAAAGAGGCATGAAAGATATATGGGCTAATATGTATGACCTACCCCTGATTGAAACTTCTGAAAAACCCGACCCGTATGAAGTAGTACAACTTAGCGAGGCCGTTGAATATTTTGGGAGTGATGCAGAGGTGATTGAAGTTTCCGGCCCCCTCACACACATCCTTACCCACCAACGCCTGAAGGTGAATTTTATAATTTTAAAAAGCAAAGGGATTAAATTAAAACAAGAATGGTTTTACACAGAAGTAGAAAATTTAAAAAATTTAGCGATGCCTCAAATCATTTTTATATTTTTAACTAATTTTTTTACATTTAAAAATAATTTCCCTTTTTCTAATTAA
- a CDS encoding HU family DNA-binding protein, whose translation MTKAEIIAEISSKTGIEKMDVQETVEAFFKVVKTSMVGGENVYVRGFGSFVVKKRAKKTARNISKNTAIIIPEHFVPSFKPAKTFVEKVKTGNKTKSSK comes from the coding sequence ATGACCAAGGCAGAGATTATAGCTGAGATCTCATCTAAAACAGGTATCGAGAAAATGGACGTTCAAGAAACTGTTGAGGCATTTTTTAAAGTAGTAAAAACCTCTATGGTAGGTGGCGAAAATGTATACGTGAGAGGTTTCGGTAGTTTTGTAGTTAAGAAAAGAGCTAAAAAAACAGCGCGTAATATTTCAAAAAATACTGCCATTATTATACCAGAGCATTTTGTGCCAAGTTTTAAACCCGCAAAAACTTTTGTTGAAAAAGTAAAAACCGGTAACAAAACAAAATCAAGCAAATAA
- a CDS encoding tetratricopeptide repeat protein: MNWKQIVTIVAVIALMTYLYELPVKGLIKPKDESGHSNGVMASKNAAARPVTQVSVEAISASAKAAVGPALAGKIAALEDQLSKAPEGAAKLAVKKQLAQQWDDVNQPAPAGFYYLDLARKSNDFKDWLNAGTRFNDAYKFTQDTAVQPAYVANAVEAFEHARKLKPQDLDAEAGLGIAYVNGGAPSPMQGIGLLLDVVKQDPANHNANMNLGQFAMKSGQYDKAVTRFKTVIAQKPEVEPYFYLAESYKQLGMKKEAIAAYQKCKEMMPDPAFGERIDQFIKELKD; this comes from the coding sequence ATGAACTGGAAACAAATAGTAACCATAGTAGCAGTTATTGCTTTAATGACCTATTTGTATGAGTTGCCGGTTAAAGGACTGATAAAGCCTAAAGACGAGTCTGGCCACAGTAACGGTGTAATGGCAAGTAAAAATGCCGCTGCCCGCCCTGTTACCCAGGTAAGTGTTGAAGCTATATCGGCCAGCGCCAAAGCAGCTGTAGGCCCTGCATTAGCAGGTAAAATTGCAGCTTTAGAAGATCAGTTAAGCAAAGCGCCTGAAGGAGCAGCTAAGCTGGCCGTTAAAAAGCAGCTTGCCCAACAGTGGGACGATGTAAATCAGCCCGCACCTGCAGGTTTCTACTATCTTGATCTTGCCCGTAAGAGCAACGATTTTAAAGATTGGTTAAACGCAGGTACCCGTTTTAATGATGCTTATAAATTTACACAGGATACTGCCGTACAGCCTGCTTATGTAGCCAATGCGGTAGAAGCCTTTGAACACGCACGTAAACTAAAACCCCAGGATCTGGATGCCGAAGCTGGTTTAGGTATTGCATACGTAAACGGTGGCGCGCCAAGCCCAATGCAGGGAATTGGTTTATTGCTTGATGTGGTAAAACAAGATCCGGCAAACCATAACGCTAATATGAACCTGGGCCAGTTCGCAATGAAATCGGGCCAGTATGATAAAGCGGTTACAAGGTTTAAAACGGTGATTGCACAAAAGCCAGAAGTTGAACCTTACTTTTACCTGGCAGAAAGCTATAAGCAGCTGGGTATGAAAAAGGAAGCTATTGCAGCTTATCAAAAATGTAAAGAGATGATGCCTGATCCGGCTTTCGGAGAACGCATTGATCAGTTTATCAAGGAATTAAAAGATTAA
- a CDS encoding Rne/Rng family ribonuclease, with protein MVKELIIDASPNGATIALLQDKQLVELHKEQISNNYTVGDIYLGRIKKIMPGLNAAFVDVGYEKDAFLHYLDLGPQVQSLLKLTKQVRGGSYQAKLLDNFKAEADISKSGKISDVVTKNQLIPVQIAKEPISTKGPRLSSDLSIAGRYVVLVPFSEAISISKKIKSNTERTRLRKIVESIKPKNFGVIIRTVSEDKGVVELQKDLLDLVSKWETFITRLPSTEPSKKILGEIDRTSTLLRDILNPDFQHIYVNDNSIYEEVKSYVHEISPDLESIVRLHKHKDPIFEHHGVEKQIKSAFGKTVNLAGGAYLVIEHTEALHVIDVNSGNRTANKENQEENAFQVNKEAAREIARQLRLRDMGGIVVIDFIDMHKPTNRKDLFDYLRNEMAHDRAKHTILPPSKFGLVQITRQRVRPEMNIVTSEVCPACHGTGVIRPSILLLDDIETNFNYILVEQNEKKITLCVHPYIEAYIKKGIFTRQIKWYFKYGQWIKVKSNPAYQITEFHFFNTKDEEIKL; from the coding sequence TTGGTAAAAGAATTAATTATCGATGCATCCCCAAACGGGGCTACTATTGCCTTATTACAGGATAAACAACTTGTAGAACTCCATAAAGAGCAAATCAGCAACAATTATACAGTTGGTGATATATACCTCGGCCGCATCAAAAAGATTATGCCGGGGCTTAATGCTGCCTTTGTGGATGTAGGATACGAGAAGGATGCTTTTTTGCATTATCTTGATCTGGGCCCACAGGTACAAAGCTTATTAAAACTAACCAAGCAGGTGCGCGGAGGTAGTTATCAGGCTAAATTGCTCGATAACTTTAAAGCCGAAGCTGACATCAGCAAATCGGGTAAAATATCCGATGTGGTTACCAAAAATCAGCTCATACCGGTTCAGATCGCTAAGGAGCCAATTTCAACCAAAGGGCCACGCCTCAGTTCCGACCTGTCTATCGCAGGCCGTTATGTGGTATTGGTACCCTTCTCAGAAGCTATATCTATCTCTAAAAAGATAAAAAGCAATACTGAGCGTACGCGGTTGCGCAAAATTGTAGAGAGTATTAAGCCAAAGAACTTTGGCGTAATTATCCGTACAGTTTCTGAAGATAAAGGCGTAGTAGAATTGCAGAAGGACCTGCTCGACTTAGTGTCGAAGTGGGAAACTTTTATTACAAGGCTGCCTTCAACGGAGCCTTCTAAAAAGATTTTAGGCGAGATCGACCGTACATCAACGCTATTGAGGGATATATTAAATCCCGATTTTCAGCACATCTACGTAAACGATAACTCGATCTATGAAGAGGTGAAATCTTATGTACACGAGATATCCCCTGATCTCGAAAGTATAGTTCGCCTGCACAAGCACAAGGATCCTATTTTTGAGCACCACGGTGTTGAAAAACAGATCAAATCTGCGTTTGGCAAAACTGTAAACCTGGCCGGTGGCGCATATTTGGTTATTGAGCATACCGAGGCCTTGCATGTTATCGACGTAAACAGCGGTAACCGTACTGCCAATAAAGAAAACCAGGAAGAAAATGCTTTCCAGGTTAATAAAGAAGCCGCACGCGAAATTGCCCGCCAGCTTAGGCTGCGCGATATGGGTGGTATTGTGGTGATTGACTTTATTGACATGCACAAGCCAACCAACCGCAAGGATCTTTTTGATTACCTGCGTAACGAGATGGCGCACGACCGTGCAAAGCATACCATACTGCCGCCAAGTAAATTTGGGTTGGTACAGATCACCAGGCAACGCGTTCGCCCGGAGATGAACATTGTAACCAGCGAAGTTTGTCCGGCATGCCATGGCACTGGCGTTATCAGGCCAAGTATTTTGCTGCTGGATGATATTGAAACCAATTTCAATTACATACTGGTTGAGCAAAACGAGAAAAAGATTACATTATGTGTGCACCCTTACATTGAGGCATACATTAAAAAAGGAATTTTTACACGCCAGATTAAATGGTATTTTAAATATGGCCAGTGGATAAAGGTGAAGAGCAATCCCGCCTACCAGATTACAGAGTTCCATTTCTTCAACACCAAAGACGAAGAAATTAAGTTATAA
- the radA gene encoding DNA repair protein RadA codes for MAKTKTSYFCQSCGYESAKWLGKCPSCQQWNTFVEEIIEKPNAAIPDWKNTGSTTQQRANKAIAVHDITVHEEQRYVTPDGEFNRVLGGGIVAGSLILIGGEPGIGKSTLMLQLALNMPKLKVLYVSGEESEKQIKMRAERLTQVESQKSEVKSQNESEISKGCFILTETSTQNIFKQIEQTEPDLVVIDSIQTLYSSHIESTPGSVSQVRECTAELLRFAKESGTPVILIGHITKDGMIAGPKILEHMVDTVLQFEGDRHHVYRILRAVKNRFGSASELGIYEMLGVGLREVSNPSEILLSQRDEPLSGITISATLEGMRPMLIETQALVSTSPYGTPQRSATGFDTRRMNMLLAVLEKRCGFRLGAKDVFLNITGGIRVEDPAIDLGLAAAIISSHEDMPIPVKTCFAGELGLSGEIRAVNRVEQRIAEAQKLGFERIFISKYNLPSAKQDKHQRIDLSRYTIEIIPVASIEEVFSLLFG; via the coding sequence TTGGCTAAAACTAAAACATCATACTTCTGCCAGAGCTGCGGTTACGAATCGGCCAAATGGCTGGGCAAATGCCCGTCGTGTCAGCAATGGAATACTTTTGTTGAAGAAATTATAGAGAAGCCCAACGCGGCTATCCCCGACTGGAAAAATACCGGATCGACCACCCAGCAACGTGCCAATAAAGCCATAGCTGTACATGATATTACCGTACACGAAGAGCAACGTTACGTTACCCCCGACGGCGAATTTAACCGCGTACTGGGCGGCGGCATTGTAGCAGGATCATTGATACTGATAGGCGGCGAGCCCGGCATTGGTAAATCGACCCTGATGCTGCAACTGGCACTTAACATGCCTAAGCTTAAGGTACTTTATGTATCTGGCGAGGAAAGTGAGAAGCAGATTAAGATGAGGGCGGAACGTCTGACTCAAGTTGAAAGTCAAAAGTCAGAAGTCAAAAGTCAAAATGAATCCGAAATTTCAAAAGGGTGTTTTATTCTGACCGAGACATCCACTCAAAATATATTTAAGCAGATAGAGCAAACAGAGCCCGATTTGGTAGTGATTGATTCGATACAGACTTTGTATTCATCCCATATCGAATCTACACCGGGGAGTGTATCTCAGGTTCGTGAATGTACTGCCGAGTTGCTGCGCTTTGCTAAGGAGAGTGGTACGCCGGTGATATTGATCGGCCATATTACTAAAGACGGTATGATAGCCGGCCCGAAAATATTGGAGCACATGGTGGATACTGTACTGCAGTTTGAGGGCGACCGCCACCATGTTTACCGCATATTGCGTGCGGTTAAAAACCGTTTCGGTTCGGCATCTGAATTGGGGATTTATGAAATGCTGGGTGTAGGCTTACGCGAAGTATCTAATCCATCAGAAATTCTTTTATCGCAGCGCGATGAGCCTTTGAGTGGTATCACAATTTCTGCCACGCTGGAGGGTATGCGGCCTATGTTGATCGAGACACAGGCGCTGGTAAGTACTTCGCCCTACGGCACCCCTCAGCGGTCGGCTACGGGCTTCGATACCCGACGTATGAATATGTTGCTGGCTGTGCTCGAAAAGCGCTGTGGCTTTAGATTAGGGGCTAAGGACGTGTTCCTGAATATAACAGGTGGTATCCGTGTAGAAGACCCCGCTATAGACCTGGGTTTGGCTGCGGCCATTATCTCCTCACATGAGGATATGCCCATCCCTGTTAAAACCTGCTTTGCAGGCGAACTGGGATTATCAGGCGAGATCCGTGCCGTTAACCGGGTAGAGCAGCGCATTGCCGAAGCACAAAAACTAGGCTTCGAACGGATTTTTATTTCTAAATATAACCTGCCATCGGCAAAACAAGATAAGCACCAGCGGATAGACTTATCGAGGTACACGATTGAGATTATACCGGTAGCGAGTATTGAGGAGGTGTTTAGTTTGTTGTTTGGATAG
- a CDS encoding DUF4920 domain-containing protein: MKPLIKLIMFVLMAGASTTIFAQKHTPLPHGMIFGSTPSNINQMPAAKLETFMGKRTRISVVIYGKVLQVTKEQGGWFEMDAGNGKVIAAHFRDYNIKIPADLKGRQVIIDGVAEKQFIADDLQHMAGDTVQGKKQHQVKTNPKEKLTFEVKGLMVNK; encoded by the coding sequence ATGAAACCGTTAATTAAGCTGATCATGTTTGTGTTGATGGCCGGTGCATCGACCACCATATTTGCCCAAAAGCATACACCCCTACCACATGGAATGATATTTGGCAGCACGCCATCTAATATAAACCAGATGCCCGCCGCTAAGCTCGAAACTTTTATGGGCAAGCGCACACGCATCAGCGTTGTTATTTATGGTAAGGTATTGCAGGTTACCAAAGAGCAAGGCGGCTGGTTTGAGATGGATGCAGGCAATGGCAAAGTAATAGCCGCTCATTTCCGCGATTACAACATCAAAATCCCTGCAGATTTAAAAGGCCGCCAGGTAATCATCGACGGTGTAGCCGAAAAACAATTCATAGCTGATGATCTGCAGCACATGGCCGGAGATACGGTACAAGGGAAAAAGCAACACCAGGTTAAAACCAACCCTAAAGAGAAGTTAACTTTTGAAGTTAAGGGGTTAATGGTGAACAAATAG
- a CDS encoding DUF2199 domain-containing protein, whose protein sequence is MKNMNYTCKCCGTTYDKIPLCFGNDYPDYYLSVPVEEREARVELTESLCVIDDHFFHRGRLIIPIIDFHENLIFNVWTSISRENFELRNDLWNDATRINQPPYFGWLQTLVATYDETLNIKTIAYEAEIGYIPTIEVIEENHQLQYDQINGISFETAMAKVEQILAHRHTI, encoded by the coding sequence ATGAAAAACATGAATTATACCTGCAAATGCTGCGGAACAACTTATGACAAAATACCGCTATGCTTTGGCAATGATTATCCGGATTATTATTTGTCAGTTCCTGTTGAAGAAAGAGAGGCGAGAGTCGAGTTAACTGAAAGCTTATGCGTTATCGATGACCACTTCTTTCATCGGGGAAGGCTAATTATACCCATAATTGATTTTCATGAAAATCTAATTTTTAATGTCTGGACATCCATAAGCAGAGAAAATTTTGAGTTAAGAAATGATCTTTGGAACGACGCGACAAGAATAAATCAACCTCCTTATTTCGGATGGCTGCAAACACTTGTGGCTACTTACGATGAGACTTTGAATATAAAAACGATAGCTTATGAAGCTGAGATCGGTTATATACCCACGATTGAAGTAATAGAAGAAAATCATCAATTGCAATATGACCAGATTAATGGTATCTCGTTTGAAACCGCTATGGCTAAAGTTGAACAAATATTAGCGCATAGACATACAATTTAA